The segment TCGGCGTGGTCGGCATCATTTACGAATCCCGCCCGAACGTCACCGCGGACGCCGCCGTGCTCTGCATCAAGACCGGCAATGCGGTCATCCTCCGCGGTGGCTCCGAGAGCCTTCGTTCGAATCTCGCCATCGCCGGGGCGCTCCAGGCCGGCGGCGCGCACGCCGGGCTGCCCGCCGATGCGGTGCAGCTCATTCCCGTCACCGACCGCGAGGCCGTGAAGCTCCTCGCGCAGATGGATGAATTTCTCGACGTCATCGTCCCGCGCGGCGGCAAGTCCCTCATCGAGGCTGTCGTCACGAATGCCCGCATGCCGGTCATCAAGCACTACGACGGTGTCTGCCACCTCTACGTCGACCCCGCGGCCGACGTGGAAATGGCCACAAGCATTCTCATCAATGCGAAATGCCAGCGCCCCGGAGTCTGCAATTCCGTGGAATGCCTGCTCGTCCATCGCGACATCGCGCCCGCATTTTTCGCTCACGCCGCGCCGGCCTTGCGGGCCCACGGCGTCGAGCTGCGAGCCGACGCCGAGGCTTTTTCGGAACTCGAGGCGCTTGGTTACCCGCAGCTCGTGCCGGCGACCGACGAGGATTTCAAAACCGAGTATCTGGCGCTCATTCTCAGCGTGAAGATCGTGCCTGGCCTCGCCGCCGCCATCGATCACATCGAGCACTACGGCTCGCACCACAGTGACGCCATCGTCACGGCGGACGAAGCTGTCGCGGAGCGCTTCCTGAACCAGGTCGACTCCGCGACCGTGTATTGGAACGCGTCGACGCGTTTCACCGACGGCGGCGAATTCGGTTTCGGCGCCGAGATCGGTATCAGCACCGACAAGCTCCACGCGCGCGGCCCCATGGCGCTGCCCGAGCTCACCACCTACCGCTACCTCATTCGTGGCGCAGGTCAGATCCGCCCATGAGCACGGCCCGCCAGGTTTTTTACGAAGGCCGGGTGCAGGGCGTCGGCTTCCGCTTCACGGTGAAGACGATCGCCAGGGGCTTCGACGTTGTCGGCTGGGTGCGCAATCTTCCGGACGACCGCGTCGAGCTGCAGGTCGGCGGCGACAAGGAGGAGGTCGAGGATTTCCTCACCGCGATTCGCGAAAGCGCCCTTGCAGGCCACATCCAGAAGGAGGACGTTTCCTCCATCCCGCCGCTGCAGGGCGTGCGGGGATTCACGATCACCAGCTGATCCCATGTCTGCCGCCCCCGTCGCCGTCCGCCTCCGCAATCTCACCCGCGTCTATCCCGTGCCGCTGCGGCGCGAGCGGCTCG is part of the Chthoniobacterales bacterium genome and harbors:
- a CDS encoding glutamate-5-semialdehyde dehydrogenase; the protein is MQLPDLIRDIGRRAREASRSLSTLTTETKNAVLCGMADELLAREAQILEANAADVAGAASHGLAPAAIDRLTLTPERLRKIAADVRHVADLPDPVNELLAEWTRPNGIRISKVRKPIGVVGIIYESRPNVTADAAVLCIKTGNAVILRGGSESLRSNLAIAGALQAGGAHAGLPADAVQLIPVTDREAVKLLAQMDEFLDVIVPRGGKSLIEAVVTNARMPVIKHYDGVCHLYVDPAADVEMATSILINAKCQRPGVCNSVECLLVHRDIAPAFFAHAAPALRAHGVELRADAEAFSELEALGYPQLVPATDEDFKTEYLALILSVKIVPGLAAAIDHIEHYGSHHSDAIVTADEAVAERFLNQVDSATVYWNASTRFTDGGEFGFGAEIGISTDKLHARGPMALPELTTYRYLIRGAGQIRP
- a CDS encoding acylphosphatase, producing the protein MSTARQVFYEGRVQGVGFRFTVKTIARGFDVVGWVRNLPDDRVELQVGGDKEEVEDFLTAIRESALAGHIQKEDVSSIPPLQGVRGFTITS